In the Hylaeus volcanicus isolate JK05 chromosome 1, UHH_iyHylVolc1.0_haploid, whole genome shotgun sequence genome, one interval contains:
- the LOC128884615 gene encoding receptor-type tyrosine-protein phosphatase delta isoform X2, with translation MILRKRLQLLICALKSFYVLAGNSLFDTEQYETTDIEGISETSDVYLRQSMGIEKSENETMEVNKIAEIGKVRNVIVNATADTIHLNWEAPANYPTCVKSSESQFPIINAKAFSLSVHWEPPRTASMCIKHYRVTIDPQSRTIKTNGTDVTINNLYACTSYSIYITAVDEDNNDGEMTTIHTNTTSTAAKPPILNIKEPLVSSNIIVLSWKIEKRDSNCMLMFLEVMCNSTTISNHGYKIKNGTAKISINSPIQDKFLIVNSTIENLSPHTTYSCWAHIINEAGISKLSDPVNVTTSEDIPSAPALGVVNITHSQFVLTWKTPEYLAGNLNMFELTLEWEVCFLVPDWCINKSSEKNIKYFSGSTFTFEYLEARAYTNYKAKIRAKTNAGWGNYSEYLVFQTPVAIPGMVTNFSYFITRNASNTDTLDTILTWGLPCFSNGIIEYFNVVVNGTRNNYESHSFSTKQYISSEITKNYMAVINLKRLRAEYNYTFEVSAKVKDVEDYGESASYSNILYPADIPPQPDEDYIKSITIDPYKARKSTTSATLLLPLFPDTNGDIIYYSIIVSRTKYNTELYSRYDLNKHTWPNISSWGEAMLQDFMIPYQATRLCWNPYPTYVADYGDMKAVKYTLGEDTSCKEISSNTNKRVYCNGPLKPDTWYYVRMRAFTRGGYADSSIFLIKTNAEINIKLVCGIVFGILFLGILTTMMLLVRKCSPQVILRRFLHSDMSGSPVPTPFSRKKFISHCQELIDTPGKLSNEFRLLQTLSVDLQMPTNSACLQANKKKNRYSDILPYDFSRVKLEVIDNDPNTDYINASFIKGYSGEDEYIACQGPKEETTFDFWRMVDQYNISIIVMLTQLVEKGKEKCHQYFPTIRETFRYEYMTIKCISELDYRSYTQRIFVLQKENDKRNVIHLHFKDWPDHDVPEDFDPMIHFCQIIRRNILTHKRYILIHCSAGIGRTGTLIAVDILLQHLRDNRKLDVFGTVYRLRHNRINMVQKESQYAYIYNCIKQVLKNPYYLKTYKPPPMDPLNENTSKKSKVILN, from the exons ATGATACTGAGAAAACGATTACAATTGTTAATCTGCGCACTAAAAAGTTTTTACGTGCTCGCTGGAAATAGTTTGTTTGATACGGAACAATATGAAACGACAGATATAGAAGGAATTTCTGAAACCAGCGATGTGTATCTACGACAGTCGATGGGGATAGAAAAgtctgaaaatgaaacgatggAAGTTAATAAAA ttGCTGAAATTGGAAAGGTACGGAATGTAATAGTAAATGCAACGGCCGATAcgattcatttaaattggGAGGCACCAGCAAATTATCCAACATGCGTAA AATCTAGCGAATCTCAATTTCCGATTATAAATGCTAAAGCATTTTCTTTATCCGTACATTGGGAACCACCAAGAACAGCTTCGATGTGTATTAAACATTATCGCGTTACTATTGATCCACAATCaagaacaataaaaacaaatggaacAGATGTGACAATAAACAACCTGTACGCATGTACTTCATACTCTATTTATATTACCGCGGTAGATGAAGATAATAACGACGGAGAAATGACCACCATACATACAAACACAACGTCCACTG cggCAAAACCaccaatattaaatatcaaagaacCTTTAGTCTCGTCAAACATTATAGTGCTTTcatggaaaatagaaaagagaGATAGTAATTGCATGTTAATGTTTCTCGAAGTTATGTGCAACTCGACAACAATCAGTAATCAtggttacaaaattaaaaatggaacgGCAAAAATCTCTATAAATTCACCTATTCAAGATAAATTTCTGATTGTAAATTCAACCATTGAAAATCTTAGCCCACATACAACATATTCATGTTGGGCGCATATAATTAACGAAGCAGGAATTAGTAAATTAAGTGATCCAGTCAATGTAACAACATCGGAAGAta tACCGTCTGCTCCTGCACTCGGCGTTGTAAATATAACGCATTCACAATTTGTACTTACATGGAAAACACCGGAATATCTGgcaggaaatttaaatatgtttgaaCTAACACTTGAATGGGAAGTATGTTTCCTAGTACCGGATTGGTGTATAAACAAATcatcggaaaaaaatataaaatattttagcgGGTCCACGTTTACTTTCGAATATCTAGAAGCAAGAgcgtatacaaattataaagcAAAAATTAGAGCGAAAACAAACGCTGGTTGGGGAAATTACAGTGAATATTTAGTATTTCAAACACCAGTTGCAA TTCCAGGAATGGTAACcaacttttcatattttattacacgtaATGCAAGTAATACGGATACTTTGGACACGATATTAACATGGGGCCTCCCAtgtttttcaaatgggataatagaatattttaacgtGGTTGTAAATGGAActcgaaataattacgaatCGCACTCTTTTTCAACTAAACAATATATTTCGAGCGAGATTACGAAAAATTATATGGCTGTTATCAATTTAAAACGTTTAAGGGCAGAGTataattatacttttgaaGTATCCGCTAAAGTTAAGGATGTTGAGGACTATGGAGAGTCCGCGAGTTACAGTAACATTTTATATCCTGCGGATA TTCCTCCTCAGCCAGACGAAGACTACATCAAATCTATAACTATCGATCCATATAAAGCACGAAAATCTACCACATCGGCTACTCTTTTGCTTCCTTTATTTCCCGATACAAATGGcgatatcatttattattctattatagtATCAAGAACTAAGTATAATACCGAATTGTATAGCAGATATGATTTAAACAAGCATACATGGCCAAATATATCTTCGTGGGGAGAAGCAATGTTACAAGATTTCATGATACCCTACCAAGCTACTAGACTATGTTGGAATCCTTATC CTACTTATGTCGCTGATTATGGCGACATGAAAGCGGTGAAGTATACGCTTGGCGAAGATACAAGTTGCAAGGAAATTTCATCTAATACCAATAAACGTGTTTATTGCAATGGACCCCTTAAACCAGACACATGGTATTACGTTAGAATGCGGGCATTTACGCGTGGTGGTTACGCTGActcttcaatatttttaataaaaacca aTGCTGAAATAAACATCAAACTTGTTTGTGGAATTGTTTTtggtatattatttttggGAATTTTAACAACAATGATGTTATTGGTTCGCAAATGTTCGCCGCAAGT gatACTGCGGAGATTTCTACATTCTGACATGTCTGGTTCACCAGTGCCTACACctttttcaaggaaaaaatttATAAGTCATTGTCAGGAACTTATTGACACTCCTGGGAAATTAAGCAATGAATTTCGATTACTACAAACTCTCAGTGTGGATTTACAAATGCCAACTAATAGTGCCTGTTTACAAgctaataagaaaaaaaacagataTTCCGATATTTTACCAT ATGACTTTTCCAGAGTTAAATTAGAAGTGATCGACAATGATCCTAATACTGACTATATCAACGCATCCTtcataaaa GGCTACTCAGGAGAAGACGAATATATAGCTTGTCAAGGTCCAAAAGAAGAAACCACGTTTGATTTTTGGAGAATGGTAGACcaatataatataagtatTATAGTTATGTTAACTCAGTTAGTCGAAAAAGGCAAG GAAAAATGTCATCAGTATTTTCCAACAATTAGAGAAACTTTTAGATATGAATATATGactataaaatgtataagCGAATTAGACTATAGGTCATATACACAAAGAATATTTGTGTTGCAAAAG gaaaacgataaaagaaatgtaatacaTTTACACTTTAAAGACTGGCCAGATCACGATGTTCCAGAGGATTTTGATCCAATGATCCATTTTTGTCAAATTATACGTCGTAATATTCTAACACATAAAAGATATATTCTAATTCACTGCAG tgcAGGAATTGGTAGAACTGGTACTTTAATAGCAGTAGATATACTTTTACAACATCTTCgagataatagaaaattagaTGTATTTGGAACAGTATATAGATTGCGacataatagaataaatatggTACAAAAAGAA aGTCAATATGCTTATATATACAACTGTATAAAGCAAGTACTAAAGAatccttattatttaaaaacct ATAAACCACCACCTATGGATCCgctaaatgaaaatacttccAAGAAATCAAAAGTAATACTAAATTAA
- the LOC128884615 gene encoding receptor-type tyrosine-protein phosphatase delta isoform X1, translating to MILRKRLQLLICALKSFYVLAGNSLFDTEQYETTDIEGISETSDVYLRQSMGIEKSENETMEVNKIAEIGKVRNVIVNATADTIHLNWEAPANYPTCVKSSESQFPIINAKAFSLSVHWEPPRTASMCIKHYRVTIDPQSRTIKTNGTDVTINNLYACTSYSIYITAVDEDNNDGEMTTIHTNTTSTAAKPPILNIKEPLVSSNIIVLSWKIEKRDSNCMLMFLEVMCNSTTISNHGYKIKNGTAKISINSPIQDKFLIVNSTIENLSPHTTYSCWAHIINEAGISKLSDPVNVTTSEDIPSAPALGVVNITHSQFVLTWKTPEYLAGNLNMFELTLEWEVCFLVPDWCINKSSEKNIKYFSGSTFTFEYLEARAYTNYKAKIRAKTNAGWGNYSEYLVFQTPVAIPGMVTNFSYFITRNASNTDTLDTILTWGLPCFSNGIIEYFNVVVNGTRNNYESHSFSTKQYISSEITKNYMAVINLKRLRAEYNYTFEVSAKVKDVEDYGESASYSNILYPADIPPQPDEDYIKSITIDPYKARKSTTSATLLLPLFPDTNGDIIYYSIIVSRTKYNTELYSRYDLNKHTWPNISSWGEAMLQDFMIPYQATRLCWNPYPTYVADYGDMKAVKYTLGEDTSCKEISSNTNKRVYCNGPLKPDTWYYVRMRAFTRGGYADSSIFLIKTNAEINIKLVCGIVFGILFLGILTTMMLLVRKCSPQVILRRFLHSDMSGSPVPTPFSRKKFISHCQELIDTPGKLSNEFRLLQTLSVDLQMPTNSACLQANKKKNRYSDILPYDFSRVKLEVIDNDPNTDYINASFIKGYSGEDEYIACQGPKEETTFDFWRMVDQYNISIIVMLTQLVEKGKEKCHQYFPTIRETFRYEYMTIKCISELDYRSYTQRIFVLQKENDKRNVIHLHFKDWPDHDVPEDFDPMIHFCQIIRRNILTHKRYILIHCSAGIGRTGTLIAVDILLQHLRDNRKLDVFGTVYRLRHNRINMVQKESQYAYIYNCIKQVLKNPYYLKTCKFIISNLMYLFRYKYYNPFVYR from the exons ATGATACTGAGAAAACGATTACAATTGTTAATCTGCGCACTAAAAAGTTTTTACGTGCTCGCTGGAAATAGTTTGTTTGATACGGAACAATATGAAACGACAGATATAGAAGGAATTTCTGAAACCAGCGATGTGTATCTACGACAGTCGATGGGGATAGAAAAgtctgaaaatgaaacgatggAAGTTAATAAAA ttGCTGAAATTGGAAAGGTACGGAATGTAATAGTAAATGCAACGGCCGATAcgattcatttaaattggGAGGCACCAGCAAATTATCCAACATGCGTAA AATCTAGCGAATCTCAATTTCCGATTATAAATGCTAAAGCATTTTCTTTATCCGTACATTGGGAACCACCAAGAACAGCTTCGATGTGTATTAAACATTATCGCGTTACTATTGATCCACAATCaagaacaataaaaacaaatggaacAGATGTGACAATAAACAACCTGTACGCATGTACTTCATACTCTATTTATATTACCGCGGTAGATGAAGATAATAACGACGGAGAAATGACCACCATACATACAAACACAACGTCCACTG cggCAAAACCaccaatattaaatatcaaagaacCTTTAGTCTCGTCAAACATTATAGTGCTTTcatggaaaatagaaaagagaGATAGTAATTGCATGTTAATGTTTCTCGAAGTTATGTGCAACTCGACAACAATCAGTAATCAtggttacaaaattaaaaatggaacgGCAAAAATCTCTATAAATTCACCTATTCAAGATAAATTTCTGATTGTAAATTCAACCATTGAAAATCTTAGCCCACATACAACATATTCATGTTGGGCGCATATAATTAACGAAGCAGGAATTAGTAAATTAAGTGATCCAGTCAATGTAACAACATCGGAAGAta tACCGTCTGCTCCTGCACTCGGCGTTGTAAATATAACGCATTCACAATTTGTACTTACATGGAAAACACCGGAATATCTGgcaggaaatttaaatatgtttgaaCTAACACTTGAATGGGAAGTATGTTTCCTAGTACCGGATTGGTGTATAAACAAATcatcggaaaaaaatataaaatattttagcgGGTCCACGTTTACTTTCGAATATCTAGAAGCAAGAgcgtatacaaattataaagcAAAAATTAGAGCGAAAACAAACGCTGGTTGGGGAAATTACAGTGAATATTTAGTATTTCAAACACCAGTTGCAA TTCCAGGAATGGTAACcaacttttcatattttattacacgtaATGCAAGTAATACGGATACTTTGGACACGATATTAACATGGGGCCTCCCAtgtttttcaaatgggataatagaatattttaacgtGGTTGTAAATGGAActcgaaataattacgaatCGCACTCTTTTTCAACTAAACAATATATTTCGAGCGAGATTACGAAAAATTATATGGCTGTTATCAATTTAAAACGTTTAAGGGCAGAGTataattatacttttgaaGTATCCGCTAAAGTTAAGGATGTTGAGGACTATGGAGAGTCCGCGAGTTACAGTAACATTTTATATCCTGCGGATA TTCCTCCTCAGCCAGACGAAGACTACATCAAATCTATAACTATCGATCCATATAAAGCACGAAAATCTACCACATCGGCTACTCTTTTGCTTCCTTTATTTCCCGATACAAATGGcgatatcatttattattctattatagtATCAAGAACTAAGTATAATACCGAATTGTATAGCAGATATGATTTAAACAAGCATACATGGCCAAATATATCTTCGTGGGGAGAAGCAATGTTACAAGATTTCATGATACCCTACCAAGCTACTAGACTATGTTGGAATCCTTATC CTACTTATGTCGCTGATTATGGCGACATGAAAGCGGTGAAGTATACGCTTGGCGAAGATACAAGTTGCAAGGAAATTTCATCTAATACCAATAAACGTGTTTATTGCAATGGACCCCTTAAACCAGACACATGGTATTACGTTAGAATGCGGGCATTTACGCGTGGTGGTTACGCTGActcttcaatatttttaataaaaacca aTGCTGAAATAAACATCAAACTTGTTTGTGGAATTGTTTTtggtatattatttttggGAATTTTAACAACAATGATGTTATTGGTTCGCAAATGTTCGCCGCAAGT gatACTGCGGAGATTTCTACATTCTGACATGTCTGGTTCACCAGTGCCTACACctttttcaaggaaaaaatttATAAGTCATTGTCAGGAACTTATTGACACTCCTGGGAAATTAAGCAATGAATTTCGATTACTACAAACTCTCAGTGTGGATTTACAAATGCCAACTAATAGTGCCTGTTTACAAgctaataagaaaaaaaacagataTTCCGATATTTTACCAT ATGACTTTTCCAGAGTTAAATTAGAAGTGATCGACAATGATCCTAATACTGACTATATCAACGCATCCTtcataaaa GGCTACTCAGGAGAAGACGAATATATAGCTTGTCAAGGTCCAAAAGAAGAAACCACGTTTGATTTTTGGAGAATGGTAGACcaatataatataagtatTATAGTTATGTTAACTCAGTTAGTCGAAAAAGGCAAG GAAAAATGTCATCAGTATTTTCCAACAATTAGAGAAACTTTTAGATATGAATATATGactataaaatgtataagCGAATTAGACTATAGGTCATATACACAAAGAATATTTGTGTTGCAAAAG gaaaacgataaaagaaatgtaatacaTTTACACTTTAAAGACTGGCCAGATCACGATGTTCCAGAGGATTTTGATCCAATGATCCATTTTTGTCAAATTATACGTCGTAATATTCTAACACATAAAAGATATATTCTAATTCACTGCAG tgcAGGAATTGGTAGAACTGGTACTTTAATAGCAGTAGATATACTTTTACAACATCTTCgagataatagaaaattagaTGTATTTGGAACAGTATATAGATTGCGacataatagaataaatatggTACAAAAAGAA aGTCAATATGCTTATATATACAACTGTATAAAGCAAGTACTAAAGAatccttattatttaaaaacctGTAAGTTCATTATATCcaatttaatgtatttgtttagatataaatattataatccTTTTGTTTACAGATAA
- the LOC128884615 gene encoding tyrosine-protein phosphatase 10D isoform X3 produces MRKVVARTTISDGLNIKVKTRSPKSSESQFPIINAKAFSLSVHWEPPRTASMCIKHYRVTIDPQSRTIKTNGTDVTINNLYACTSYSIYITAVDEDNNDGEMTTIHTNTTSTAAKPPILNIKEPLVSSNIIVLSWKIEKRDSNCMLMFLEVMCNSTTISNHGYKIKNGTAKISINSPIQDKFLIVNSTIENLSPHTTYSCWAHIINEAGISKLSDPVNVTTSEDIPSAPALGVVNITHSQFVLTWKTPEYLAGNLNMFELTLEWEVCFLVPDWCINKSSEKNIKYFSGSTFTFEYLEARAYTNYKAKIRAKTNAGWGNYSEYLVFQTPVAIPGMVTNFSYFITRNASNTDTLDTILTWGLPCFSNGIIEYFNVVVNGTRNNYESHSFSTKQYISSEITKNYMAVINLKRLRAEYNYTFEVSAKVKDVEDYGESASYSNILYPADIPPQPDEDYIKSITIDPYKARKSTTSATLLLPLFPDTNGDIIYYSIIVSRTKYNTELYSRYDLNKHTWPNISSWGEAMLQDFMIPYQATRLCWNPYPTYVADYGDMKAVKYTLGEDTSCKEISSNTNKRVYCNGPLKPDTWYYVRMRAFTRGGYADSSIFLIKTNAEINIKLVCGIVFGILFLGILTTMMLLVRKCSPQVILRRFLHSDMSGSPVPTPFSRKKFISHCQELIDTPGKLSNEFRLLQTLSVDLQMPTNSACLQANKKKNRYSDILPYDFSRVKLEVIDNDPNTDYINASFIKGYSGEDEYIACQGPKEETTFDFWRMVDQYNISIIVMLTQLVEKGKEKCHQYFPTIRETFRYEYMTIKCISELDYRSYTQRIFVLQKENDKRNVIHLHFKDWPDHDVPEDFDPMIHFCQIIRRNILTHKRYILIHCSAGIGRTGTLIAVDILLQHLRDNRKLDVFGTVYRLRHNRINMVQKESQYAYIYNCIKQVLKNPYYLKTCKFIISNLMYLFRYKYYNPFVYR; encoded by the exons ATGCGTAA AGTTGTTGCGCGTACGACAATATCCGATGGCCTTAATATTAAAGTGAAAACGCGTTCACCGA AATCTAGCGAATCTCAATTTCCGATTATAAATGCTAAAGCATTTTCTTTATCCGTACATTGGGAACCACCAAGAACAGCTTCGATGTGTATTAAACATTATCGCGTTACTATTGATCCACAATCaagaacaataaaaacaaatggaacAGATGTGACAATAAACAACCTGTACGCATGTACTTCATACTCTATTTATATTACCGCGGTAGATGAAGATAATAACGACGGAGAAATGACCACCATACATACAAACACAACGTCCACTG cggCAAAACCaccaatattaaatatcaaagaacCTTTAGTCTCGTCAAACATTATAGTGCTTTcatggaaaatagaaaagagaGATAGTAATTGCATGTTAATGTTTCTCGAAGTTATGTGCAACTCGACAACAATCAGTAATCAtggttacaaaattaaaaatggaacgGCAAAAATCTCTATAAATTCACCTATTCAAGATAAATTTCTGATTGTAAATTCAACCATTGAAAATCTTAGCCCACATACAACATATTCATGTTGGGCGCATATAATTAACGAAGCAGGAATTAGTAAATTAAGTGATCCAGTCAATGTAACAACATCGGAAGAta tACCGTCTGCTCCTGCACTCGGCGTTGTAAATATAACGCATTCACAATTTGTACTTACATGGAAAACACCGGAATATCTGgcaggaaatttaaatatgtttgaaCTAACACTTGAATGGGAAGTATGTTTCCTAGTACCGGATTGGTGTATAAACAAATcatcggaaaaaaatataaaatattttagcgGGTCCACGTTTACTTTCGAATATCTAGAAGCAAGAgcgtatacaaattataaagcAAAAATTAGAGCGAAAACAAACGCTGGTTGGGGAAATTACAGTGAATATTTAGTATTTCAAACACCAGTTGCAA TTCCAGGAATGGTAACcaacttttcatattttattacacgtaATGCAAGTAATACGGATACTTTGGACACGATATTAACATGGGGCCTCCCAtgtttttcaaatgggataatagaatattttaacgtGGTTGTAAATGGAActcgaaataattacgaatCGCACTCTTTTTCAACTAAACAATATATTTCGAGCGAGATTACGAAAAATTATATGGCTGTTATCAATTTAAAACGTTTAAGGGCAGAGTataattatacttttgaaGTATCCGCTAAAGTTAAGGATGTTGAGGACTATGGAGAGTCCGCGAGTTACAGTAACATTTTATATCCTGCGGATA TTCCTCCTCAGCCAGACGAAGACTACATCAAATCTATAACTATCGATCCATATAAAGCACGAAAATCTACCACATCGGCTACTCTTTTGCTTCCTTTATTTCCCGATACAAATGGcgatatcatttattattctattatagtATCAAGAACTAAGTATAATACCGAATTGTATAGCAGATATGATTTAAACAAGCATACATGGCCAAATATATCTTCGTGGGGAGAAGCAATGTTACAAGATTTCATGATACCCTACCAAGCTACTAGACTATGTTGGAATCCTTATC CTACTTATGTCGCTGATTATGGCGACATGAAAGCGGTGAAGTATACGCTTGGCGAAGATACAAGTTGCAAGGAAATTTCATCTAATACCAATAAACGTGTTTATTGCAATGGACCCCTTAAACCAGACACATGGTATTACGTTAGAATGCGGGCATTTACGCGTGGTGGTTACGCTGActcttcaatatttttaataaaaacca aTGCTGAAATAAACATCAAACTTGTTTGTGGAATTGTTTTtggtatattatttttggGAATTTTAACAACAATGATGTTATTGGTTCGCAAATGTTCGCCGCAAGT gatACTGCGGAGATTTCTACATTCTGACATGTCTGGTTCACCAGTGCCTACACctttttcaaggaaaaaatttATAAGTCATTGTCAGGAACTTATTGACACTCCTGGGAAATTAAGCAATGAATTTCGATTACTACAAACTCTCAGTGTGGATTTACAAATGCCAACTAATAGTGCCTGTTTACAAgctaataagaaaaaaaacagataTTCCGATATTTTACCAT ATGACTTTTCCAGAGTTAAATTAGAAGTGATCGACAATGATCCTAATACTGACTATATCAACGCATCCTtcataaaa GGCTACTCAGGAGAAGACGAATATATAGCTTGTCAAGGTCCAAAAGAAGAAACCACGTTTGATTTTTGGAGAATGGTAGACcaatataatataagtatTATAGTTATGTTAACTCAGTTAGTCGAAAAAGGCAAG GAAAAATGTCATCAGTATTTTCCAACAATTAGAGAAACTTTTAGATATGAATATATGactataaaatgtataagCGAATTAGACTATAGGTCATATACACAAAGAATATTTGTGTTGCAAAAG gaaaacgataaaagaaatgtaatacaTTTACACTTTAAAGACTGGCCAGATCACGATGTTCCAGAGGATTTTGATCCAATGATCCATTTTTGTCAAATTATACGTCGTAATATTCTAACACATAAAAGATATATTCTAATTCACTGCAG tgcAGGAATTGGTAGAACTGGTACTTTAATAGCAGTAGATATACTTTTACAACATCTTCgagataatagaaaattagaTGTATTTGGAACAGTATATAGATTGCGacataatagaataaatatggTACAAAAAGAA aGTCAATATGCTTATATATACAACTGTATAAAGCAAGTACTAAAGAatccttattatttaaaaacctGTAAGTTCATTATATCcaatttaatgtatttgtttagatataaatattataatccTTTTGTTTACAGATAA
- the LOC128884619 gene encoding 60S ribosomal protein L10a produces MTSKVSRDTLYECVNSVIQNSQDKKRKFLETVELQIGLKNYDPQKDKRFSGTVKLKNIPRPKMQVCVLGDQQHCDEAKANNIPYMDAEALKKLNKNKKLVKKLAKKYDAFLASESLIKQIPRILGPGLNKAGKFPGLLSHQESMVGKIDEVKATIKFQMKKVLCLSVAVGHVEMTPDELVQNVHLSINFLVSLLKKHWQNVRSLHIKSSMGPPQRLY; encoded by the exons ATGAC GTCCAAAGTATCGCGTGATACATTGTACGAATGCGTGAATTCAGTTATTCAAAACTCACaagataaaaaaaggaaattcttAGAAACTGTGGAACTCCAAATCGGTTTGAAGAATTATGACCCACAGAAGGACAAACGTTTCTCAGGCACTGTCAA attaaaaaatataccaagACCAAAGATGCAAGTTTGTGTTCTGGGTGATCAGCAACATTGCGATGAAGCTAAGGCTAATAATATTCCGTATATGGATGCAGAGgcattgaaaaaattgaacaagaacaaaaaacttgttaaaaaattag CTAAAAAGTACGATGCTTTCTTGGCTAGCGAGTCCTTAATCAAGCAAATTCCGCGTATTCTTGGTCCTGGTCTTAACAAGGCTGGTAAATTCCCCGGTCTTCTGTCGCATCAGGAATCAATGGTTGGAAAGATCGATGAAGTAAAAGCCACGATCaagtttcaaatgaaaaag gtaTTGTGTCTATCGGTAGCGGTAGGACACGTGGAAATGACTCCAGACGAATTGGTACAGAACGTACATCTGTCGATCAATTTTTTGGTTTCATTGTTAAAGAAACATTGGCAGAATGTGCGTTCGCTTCACATCAAATCTTCTATGGGACCTCCTCAGAGACTATACTAA